The following are from one region of the Oncorhynchus kisutch isolate 150728-3 unplaced genomic scaffold, Okis_V2 scaffold3610, whole genome shotgun sequence genome:
- the LOC116352693 gene encoding uncharacterized protein LOC116352693 codes for MPADEQSAPSAQDAEQGQTDPQKEMDTVSRGEREEEQPGPSRVPPPRQGYCSCCQILYNNVEQHILSPRHREVVHSTRTYVPSGSLMERFLSDVIQHHPHRYNDPRPTHADLPSLSSPLVPREELLDLCASNDDGASFGTREHMPSSDDSSCQLVYVQEADVASETRTSQPEEGRGGNVGSERLTPTAPDQDIRPSSEEGTHSHTPSPDHLPTHPTRPCSQKQTPPPLHRKAHRKTNRRRERGSNSSSSIHPPCSPASPQLCATPTDQITQETPENQPPYRPRDRTPDPKPRTVNTGWAAWAGVPPWRRRETQKEQAFSSDHSDPEGDTIEEVIQRHCYGRSPTQHHQGNHNIWTGGERGEARGDTDSFHLSLPGSLGVGSDEDWDTPVQVAIGRGQERRKDIPVVVGLRQGGGEREGRALACLMEVQVNMEDQMYTSQLDSALKPETRTAGEAGMGETEGEMEQTVEEILPALPHIPVSFLGKTWTQVLLEDEQKVENMVREFRQGRFICYFKSESLARHGKRSSRDMERGQKEGLEDGGWVPLGDHDNEDDDPECHRRGREVFRRRKVSRSYRLASRCQVVKVSHGTQTTAAIIPTIRQRTLDQTGTSPDILTLPCQDPGVDQEKTPEMKTRLCSLRLPVSYSRIMTPLQPKTTLIYVLSSPETPPFDPKPRLRPIARGNRGRKRSCDGCEGDVGAKVKYKRVPLRYYDPATHRILKTPPKGLNLTPSSSGLPRPPQSHVVRQLFRSLSPDINTERQGGEGGRDGSGGRRRGRSGDSVASGSLLEAGGSFGAEGQGSSEAGSSVTTPFSRSSLSNSSRFLLSTLSPDTNSNPEVTRQRRRRGGERKLKTDRPLTPEKDHSPPYRPWTRGGRGERQPARRSSKRGRPPQISPPPKPPPPQDLSPTVRSRKGSSRRVAESKKLPRPKSPARGVTSTPLKQAIRTPSRRSSPRHTPAPLPTRTLRRSVRR; via the exons ATGCCTGCTGACGAGCAGTCTGCCCCCTCTGCTCAAG ATGCAGAGCAGGGTCAGACAGATCCACAGAAGGAGATGGACACTGTTAGCAG gggggagagggaggaggagcagcCCGGGCCGTCCAGAGTTCCTCCCCCCAGACAGGGCTACTGCAGCTGCTGCCAGATACTCTACAACAACGTGGAGCAGCACATCCTAAGCCCCAGACACAGGGAGGTGGTTCATAGCACTCGCACCTACGTCCCCTCTGGAAGCCTGATGGAGAGATTCTTATCTGACGTCATCCAGCATCACCCGCACCGCTACAACGACCctcg CCCCACCCACGCTGACCTGCCATCTCTGAGCAGCCCGCTGGTTCCCAGGGAGGAGCTATTGGATCTCTGCGCCAGCAACGATGACGGGGCGTCGTTCGGAACCCGAGAGCACATGCCCAGCTCTGACGACTCTTCCTGTCAGCTCGTTTACGTACAGGAAGCGGATGTTGCCTCGGAAACAAGGACCAGCCAACCAGAAGAAGGTAGAGGGGGAAATGTGGGGTCAGAGAGGTTAACCCCAACTGCTCCAGACCAGGATATAAGACCAAGTTCTGAGGAAgggactcactcacacacaccttccccGGACCACTTACCAACACACCCCACGAGACCTTGTAGCCAGAAGCAAACCCCTCCTCCGCTCCACCGGAAAGCACACAGGAAGACCAAccggcggagagagagagggagcaactcctcttcctccatccatcctccctgcTCCCCCGCTTCTCCACAGTTGTGTGCTACCCCAACGGACCAGATAACCCAGGAAACACCAGAGAACCAGCCTCCCTATAGGCCGAGGGACCGGACCCCAGACCCCAAGCCCCGGACGGTAAACACTGGCTGGGCCGCGTGGGCGGGGGTGCCCCCATGGAGGCGGAGGGAGACCCAGAAGGAGCAGGCGTTCTCCAGTGACCACTCCGACCCCGAGGGGGACACGATAGAGGAGGTGATCCAGAGACACTGCTACGGCCGCAGTCCCACACAACACCACCAGGGGAACCACAACATAtggacagggggggagagaggagaggcaaggGGGGATACGGACAGCTTCCACCTTAGCCTCCCTGGCTCACTGGGAGTGGGATCGGATGAGGACTGGGATACCCCTGTGCAGGTGGCTATTGGGAGGGGGCAGGAGCGGAGGAAGGACATCCCTGTGGTCGTGGGCTTAAGGCAGGGTGGAGGGGAGCgggagggcagagccctggccTGTCTCATGGAGGTACAGGTGAACATGGAGGACCAGATGTACACCAGCCAGCTGGATTCTGCCCTCAAACCTGAGACTAGGACAGCGGGGGAGGCAgggatgggggagacagagggagaaatggaACAAACAGTGGAGGAGATTCTCCCTGCACTCCCCCACATCCCTGTGTCCTTCCTGGGGAAGACGTGGACCCAGGTGCTGCTGGAGGACGAGCAGAAGGTGGAGAACATGGTCCGAGAGTTCCGACAAGGAAGGTTCATCTGCTACTTCAAAAGCGAATCCCTCGCCAG GCATGGGAAGCGGAGCAGCAGAGATATGGAGCGTGGCCAGAAGGAGGGGTTGGAAGACGGGGGGTGGGTTCCCCTTGGTGACCATGACAATGAAGATGACGACCCAGAATGCcacaggagggggagggaggtgttTAGGCGGAGGAAAGTTAGTAGGAGTTATCGCCTGGCGTCCAGGTGTCAGGTGGTCAAAGTGAGTCACGGGACACAGACTACAGCAGCCATCATCCCCACCATCCGACAGAGAACACTGGACCAGACGGGCACATCCCCGGACATCCTAACGCTGCCCTGTCAGGACCCCGGCGTTGACCAGGAGAAGACCCCAGAGATGAAGACAAGGCTGTGCTCTCTCCGCCTGCCTGTCTCCTACTCCCGCATCATGACCCCCCTGCAGCCCAAAACCACCCTGATCTATGTCCTCTCCTCCCCCGAAACTCCTCCCTTTGACCCCAAGCCCCGCCTCAGACCTATCGCCAGGGGCAACCGCGGCAGGAAAAGGTCATGTGACGGGTGTGAAGGCGACGTGGGGGCCAAGGTCAAATACAAAAGGGTTCCTCTGAGGTACTATGACCCTGCCACACACCGCATTCTGAAGACCCCCCCCAAGGGCTTgaatctcaccccctcctcctctggcCTCCCCAGACCCCCCCAGTCCCACGTGGTCAGACAACTGTTCAGGAGCCTGAGTCCAGACATcaatacagagagacaggggggagagggagggagagacgggtcggggggtaggaggaggggtCGTAGCGGGGACAGTGTGGCGTCGGGGTCACTCTTAGAGGCAGGGGGGTCATTTGGAGCTGAAGGTCAGGGTTCATCGGAGGCAGGGTCATCTGTGACTACGCCCTTCAGCCGCTCCTCTCTGTCCAATAGCAGCCGATTTCTACTGAGCACGCTCTCTCCCGACACAAACTCTAACCCAGAAGTGACCCGGCAGCGGAGGCGGAGAGGAGGAGAACGGAAGTTAAAGACGGACCGACCTCTAACTCCTGAGAAAGACCACTCTCCTCCGTACAGGCCTTGGACAAGAGGGGGTAGGGGAGAACGGCAACCAGCAAGACGCAGCTCCAAAAGGGGGCGACCACCTCAAATCAGCCCTCCACCTAAACCCCCACCACCCCAGGACCTCTCTCCCACAGTCCGGTCCAGGAAAGGGTCCTCAAGACGGGTCGCAGAGAGTAAGAAACTCCCAAGGCCCAAAAGCCCAGCCAGGGGGGTCACTTCGACCCCTCTGAAACAGGCCATCAGAACACCAAGCCGCCGGTCATCCCCCCGACACACCCCTGCTCCACTGCCCACCCGAACACTGAGGAGGAGCGTGAGGAGATGA
- the LOC109885299 gene encoding elongation factor 1-beta, whose protein sequence is MGFGDLKTPGGLKVLNDFLADKSYIEGWVPSQADVAVFDAIPSAPSTVQCHALRWYNHIKSFQNQKGSLPGVKKPLGQYGPSGVADNTATDSKDDDDDMDLFGSDDEEDAEAERLKEERIAAYAAKKSKKPTLIAKSSILLDVKPWDDETDMAKLEECVRSISMDGLLWGQSKLVPVGYGIKKLQIGCVVEDDKVGTDQLEEQITAFEDYVQSMDVAAFNKI, encoded by the exons ATGGGCTTTGGCGACCTGAAAACCCCTGGCGGCCTCAAGGTCCTCAACGACTTTTTAGCCGACAAGAGCTACATCGAGGG GTGGGTGCCCTCCCAGGCCGACGTGGCTGTGTTCGATGCAATCCCCTCAGCCCCCTCAACAGTCCAGTGCCATGCTCTTCGCTGGTACAACCACATCAAGTCATTCCAGAACCAGAAGGGCAG TTTGCCAGGTGTAAAGAAGCCCCTGGGCCAGTATGGTCCTTCCGGGGTGGCGGACAACACAGCTACAGACTCAAAGGATGACGATGATGACATGGACCTGTTTGGCTCTGACGACGAG GAGGACGCAGAGGCAGAAaggctgaaggaggagagaatcgCAGCTTATGCCGCCAAGAAGTCAAAGA AGCCCACACTCATCGCCAAGTCATCGATCCTGCTTGATGTGAAACCGTGGGATGATGAGACGGACATGGCCAAGCTGGAGGAGTGTGTTCGCAGCATCTCAATGGACGGCCTGCTTTGGGGACAGT CCAAGCTGGTACCAGTGGGCTATGGCATCAAGAAGCTGCAGATCGGGTGTGTGGTAGAGGACGACAAGGTGGGAACAGACCAGCTGGAGGAACAGATTACAGCCTTTGAGGACTACGTCCAGTCTATGGATGTGGCTGCCTTCAACAAGATCTAA
- the LOC116352731 gene encoding NADH-ubiquinone oxidoreductase 75 kDa subunit, mitochondrial-like — protein MLRLPSVSRALAGAAKGSLAPSNNVRTSARAASNMVEVFVDGKPVEVLPGTTVLQACEKMGVQIPRFCYHERLSVAGNCRMCLVEIEKAPKLAAACAMPVMKGWNILTNSEKTRKAREGVMEFLLANHPLDCPICDQGGECDLQDQSMQFGSDRSRFSEDKRAVEDKNIGPLIKTIMTRCIQCTRCIRFASEIAGVEDLGTTGRGNNMQVGTYVEKMFMSEMSGNVIDICPVGALTSKPYAFTSRPWETRKTESIDVLDAVGSNIIVSTRGGEVMRVLPRLNEDINEEWISDKTRFAYDGLKRQRLTQPMVKDASGQLVPTSWEDVLTRVAGALQGAQGSDVAAIAGGMVDAEALVSLKDLLNRLNSDNLCTEEVFPDAGAGSDLRSNYLLNSGISGIEEADLLLLIGTNPRYEAPLFNARVRKSWLHNELKVSVVGSSVDLSYTYDHLGESTQVLQDIANGTHPFCQVLAQAKQPVVVVGSASLQRDDGGAILSSVQTIAQNARASSGVEEGWKVLNVLHRVASQVAALDLGYKAGVESIRKAPPKVLFLLGADRECITRQDLPKDCMIIYQGHHGDVGATMADVILPGAAYTEKNGTYVNTEGRSQQTRVAVTAPGMAREDWKIIRAISELAGLTLPYDSVDEVRGRLAEVSPNLVRYNDVEEANYFKQANQLSQAVNQTLLADPLVSPQLTAKDFYMTDPISRASQTMAKCVKAVTEGADAVDEPSIC, from the exons ATGTTGCGTTTGCCATCCGTTAGCCGCGCGCTAGCAGGGGCAGCCAAGGGCAGCCTGGCCCCCTCCAACAATG TGCGTACCTCAGCGAGAGCTGCCAGTAACATGGTGGAGGTGTTTGTTGATGGGAAACCAGTGGAGGTGCTGCCTGGAACCACCGTGCTGCAG GCCTGTGAGAAGATGGGGGTGCAGATTCCTCGGTTCTGCTACCATGAGCGCCTGTCCGTGGCTGGGAACTGCAGAATGTGTCTGGTGGAGATTGAGAAAGCCCCAAAGCTGGCGGCCGCGTGCGCCATGCCAGTGATGAAAGGCTGGAACATCCTAACCAACTCAGAGAAGACCCGCAAGGccagagagggagtgatggagttCCTGCTGGCTAACCACCCTCTGGACTGCCCCATCTGTGACCAGGGAGGAGAGTGTGACCTTCAG GACCAGTCCATGCAGTTTGGTTCAGACCGCAGTCGTTTCTCTGAGGACAAGCGGGCTGTGGAGGATAAGAACATTGGACCACTCATCAAAACAATCATGACCCGCTGCATCCAGTGCACACGCTGCATCCG TTTTGCCAGTGAGATTGCAGGTGTAGAGGACCTGGGTACCACAGGCAGAGGGAACAACATGCAGGTGGGAACGTACGTGGAGAAGATGTTCATGTCCGAGATGTCAGGAAACGTCATCGACATCTGTCCTGTAGGAGCCCTCACTTCCAAACCATACGCCTTCACCTCACGACCCTGGGAGACCAG GAAGACTGAGTCTATAGATGTGTTGGATGCAGTAGGCAGTAACATCATTGTGAGTACGCGTGGTGGAGAGGTGATGAGGGTTCTGCCCCGCCTGAACGAAGACATCAACGAGGAGTGGATCTCAGACAAGACCAG gtttgcGTATGACGGTCTGAAGCGCCAGAGGCTGACCCAGCCTATGGTGAAGGACGCGTCAGGACAGCTGGTCCCCACATCCTGGGAAGACGTACTCACACGTGTGGCCGGAGCA ttgcAGGGAGCCCAGGGCAGTGACGTGGCAGCCATAGCTGGAGGCATGGTGGATGCAGAGGCTCTGGTGTCTCTGAAGGACCTGCTCAACAGACTGAACAGTGACAACCTCTGTACCGAGGAGGTCTTCCCTGATGCTGGGGCTGG CTCTGACCTGCGTTCCAACTACCTGCTGAACTCTGGGATCAGTGGCATTGAGGAAGCTGACCTGCTGTTACTTATAGGAACCAACCCTCGTTACGAGGCCCCACTCTTCAATGCACGCGTCCgcaagag cTGGTTGCATAATGAGTTGAAGGTGTCTGTGGTGGGGAGCAGTGTGGATCTGAGTTACACTTACGACCACCTGGGAGAGTCCACTCAGGTGCTGCAGGACATCGCTAACGGAACACACCCCTTCTGCCAG GTGCTCGCGCAGGCCAAGCAGCCGGTAGTGGTGGTGGGCAGTGCCTCTCTTCAGAGGGACGATGGAGGAGCCATCTTGAGCTCTGTGCAAACCATCGCCCAGAATGCCCGGGCCAGCAGCGGAGTGGAGGAGGGCTGGAAGGTCCTCAACGTGCTGCACAG GGTAGCCAGTCAGGTGGCAGCCCTGGACCTGGGCTACAAGGCGGGGGTGGAGTCTATCCGTAAAGCCCCACCCAAGGTTCTGTTCCTGCTAGGAGCTGACAGAGAATGCATCACCAGACAAGACCTGCCTAAAGACTGCATGATCATTTACCAGG GTCACCATGGAGATGTGGGTGCCACCATGGCTGATGTCATCCTGCCCGGTGCGGCGTACACTGAGAAGAATGGAACATATGTCAACACAGAGGGGAGGAGTCAACAGACACGCGTGGCCGTCACTGCGCCCGGCATGGCCAGGGAGGACTGGAAGATCATCAGAGCCATCtccgag CTGGCGGGGCTGACTCTGCCCTATGACTCTGTGGATGAGGTGAGGGGTCGGCTGGCCGAGGTTTCTCCTAACCTGGTCCGCTACAACGACGTTGAGGAAGCCAACTACTTTAAACAGGCCAACCAGCTCTCACAG gctGTGAATCAGACTCTTCTAGCAgatcctctggtctctcctcagCTGACCGCTAAAGACTTCTATATGACAG ATCCCATTAGCAGAGCGTCTCAGACCATGGCCAAGTGTGTGAAGGCCGTCACAGAGGGAGCTGACGCCGTCGATGAACCATCCATCTGCTGA
- the LOC109885301 gene encoding ADP-ribosylation factor-like protein 6-interacting protein 6: MDIQHRQRPVKPDQSFWDNRRLWTARIFSMLCCAMVMSVVAVFCAFVYLILKEMQNERVIGEDGSEVRLLGFWSVLVMSVLAGFCCCSFTWTITYFDSFEPSTFLPTPLSPGHLRQVTGHSFHMSYSVAVLNGIVAAITIIWSLT, translated from the exons ATGGACATACAACACCGGCAGCGTCCGGTCAAACCGGACCAGAGTTTTTGGGACAACCGAAGACTGTGGACCGCAAGGATTTTCTCCATGCTCTGCTGTGCAATGGTGATGTCGGTCGTTGCAGTATTCTGCGCCTTTGTTTACCTCATCTTGAAAG agATGCAGAATGAGAGAGTGATTGGAGAGGATGGCTCAGAGGTTAGACTCCTAG ggTTCTGGAGTGTTCTGGTCATGTCGGTGCTAGCAGGGTTCTGCTGCTGTAGCTTCACATGGACCATCACCTACTTTGACTCTTTTGAGCCCAGCACGTTCCTCCCAACGCCCCTGTCCCCTGGCCACCTCAG gcaGGTGACAGGTCACTCCTTCCACATGAGCTACAGTGTGGCGGTCCTAAATGGCATTGTAGCGGCGATCACCATCATCTGGAGCCTTACCTGA
- the LOC109885295 gene encoding ropporin-1 produces the protein MSHTGKTVVIPPELPGILKQFTKDAILTQPEDLLEWATLYFSALVQGKTLPVNRTPDKVVNPNTMDLTPEVLTTMHEKLHKNGTVSKKDVSKLWRSLGLADDLLRHIMTVGCFGDQLDWIKFFALGCSYLGGTIKNAMTHALYILNSDSSCKPPDACVPFETFRFLYLYLAAVDKEVSQAQIDRTITYLEAQAKARDGMVKVSDFVNSRKVRLG, from the exons ATGTCTCACACAGGTAAAACAGTGGTCATCCCTCCAGAGCTCCCCGGCATTCTGAAGCAGTTCACCAAGGACGCCATCCTGACACAACCTGAAGACCTGCTGGAATGGGCCACACT GTACTTCAGTGCTCTGGTCCAGGGGAAGACGTTACCTGTGAACAGGACACCAGACAAAGTGGTAAACCCCAACACCATGGACCTCACACCTGAGGTACTCACCACAATGCACGAAAAG CTACATAAGAATGGCACAGTCAGTAAGAAGGATGTGAGCAAGCTGTGGCGGTCGTTAGGATTGGCTGACGACCTTCTCAGACACATCATGACAGTGGGCTGCTTCGGAGACCAACTCGACTGGATAAAATTCTTCGCCCTGGGCTGCAGCTATCTGGGAGGG ACGATCAAGAACGCCATGACCCACGCGCTGTACATCCTGAACTCAGACAGCTCGTGTAAGCCCCCAGACGCCTGCGTCCCCTTCGAGACCTTCCGCTTCCTTTACCTCTACCTGGCAGCGGTGGACAAAGAGGTGTCCCAGGCCCAGATAGACCGAACCATTACCTACTTGGAGGCTCAGGC gaaGGCGCGTGATGGGATGGTGAAGGTGTCGGACTTCGTCAACAGTCGTAAAGTGCGTTTGGGATAG